In Acropora muricata isolate sample 2 chromosome 13, ASM3666990v1, whole genome shotgun sequence, the DNA window aggcgcagccgagtcgactatcgctcgtagaaaacgagggcgagtagtctaattgttttagtataaatttactcgtagtctcattcaataaaagaaaaaaatgtcaagtaacacgtagaaaaggactgtttcattatgtttcatcaggttcaaagGTGACGCGCCATTCGCGCCTTGTGTACTGATTCAActttgaaagagggtcacgtatacaatcacgcgagcaactatcttgccgtagactatcagctgatagtctacgagtaatataacctatcagattcacggattcatgatagactacgagtaaatttatactaaaagtGTTTAATAGCACCGTTGATTCATCAACGCATCCTGGAACATAGGTACTCTGCCATAGGCAAGCATCTTACTAATATCCATCGTAGTTTTGACACCTCTAGtttaagggcggtgcctactattgttattgcgcataagTTCTGCGCATCTCGAGATGCTCGGGTTTTCCAATCGGTGATGCTTTcaaatacagtgatatttttgcgcggtttaaaactatcggTAGAACGtaggtatccaaaaagaaaatatggggtaaccatgcatttttgagagataattacacttcaatttgagaaagaacgccatacattgctttgtacttCAATACTTTTCACAAATATTATTCATCggttatctttgaaaaatgcgtggttacccccaattttctttttggatttcaatagtgcttgttaagatctacatttcctgcataatcataaaccggggcaaaaatacctttgaattattaggcactgtccttaagcAGTTATTTCGCTCGGCGTTTTTGAGATaaagaaaaaaccaaacaatagcGTAATTACTCTCCACACGCATTTGAAAGTGGAGCTGGTTAACAGCACGGAAGTGTTACGCTAGGAGTCACTATTGGCCAATTCCGAATACTTCCAATAAATCAAATTTAcaggaattaattttttttttatcgtatTCCATTTTTTCTGACACTTATAATAGATTTACTTCGCATATGTTTACTGCTGAATACAAACAAGACATTTCTTGCTGAAAAATACCTTTGTGAAATTCGACCTCGTTTCGGGTTAAGTCGGGTCGGGTCTGGTCGGGTCGGTTCAATCTCCACCAGGAAGAGACAGAAGAAGTTTCTTAGCTCCAACTTTTATCTTCATTGTAAATTTGAATTTCTAAATGACCTAACATAGAGGCGCAACAATCACgttttgttggctttgaatGTGACGTTAAGTGGAACATTTATCCCTCCTATGTGAAATACGAAAGGTATACGAAAGGGGTACcttttctgccaaaaatggTATATAAAGGGGTAAGGGGTCGGACCTCGGGGCGCAGCCTCTCCGACATCTCTCGACATCCGTTGAGCCTCCTGCTTTGACCTGCCGAGGACTCACGCAAGAAAAGGGCAACTCAAAGGGTTTAGCAGCATGAGGGATGGATCGTTTTATTTATATGGCCTAAGCAAGACATATTTGTAGTTTTGTAAACTAAAGGCCttcaaaaattttctttcacttatctcgtttaatgtttttttttttcaagctgaTACCGGAACAATGCCCTCCCTAATTGGCATTCTGGTAGACGTGTCCGGCTCCATGAGGAACAATGCGGGTAGCGAAGTGAATGAAGAACGAGCGAGTTGGGCGAGGTCCATCTTCAAAGTGGTAGATGAGCTGATAAAACATGACGTTGAATCTTCCAATAAGACCTTTGCTTTGGCTCTGGGTTGCCCTTTTAAACCTCAAGTCTTCGATTTGTTAGGCACTGCTCGGGTAGCAACAGAGGAAGCACGCGCCATTAAAGATTTAAAACATGACGTTGAATCATCCAATGAGACCTCTGCTTTGGCTCTGGGTTGTCCTTTTGAACTTCAAGTCTTGGATTTGTTAGGCACTGCTCGGGTAGCAACAGAGGAATCACCCTTCTTTAAAGCTTTAAGGTCGTTTTTTTATCAAAGGATGAAAGATATACATCTGATAAAATTGATCAATGAGGCCTTGGGTATTCTTGAAAGAAATGGAGCAGTCAGAGTCCGGCATTGGGGGAAAATGAATGTATTATTCAAAGTTCTTGATGAAACTACTGCTGCCTCAATACTTTATTATTTGCAACGAACACCTAATCAAGATTTTACCAGAAGGTTCGTTTTTGAGTGTCTACCTCAAGAATGTCGTGAAATCGTAGGACAAGCACGTGCACTCGCCAAGGAAGGTGCCTTTGGGTCTATGGGCTTCCTACCTTGCGGCAATTATTTGCAAGGATGGGCATCAGAAGGATCAGTCAGAGAAGCAATAAACAAGGGGAAGAAGCTCATGGAAGAAATCAGACGGGGGTTAATCGTGACTGTCAGTAAAGCAGCAATTCTGAGCGTCCAAAGTGCGTCCGAAATACTGCACAACAGTATTCAAGAAAAGGAGGAAGAAGACATTGATGAAAAATGGGTAGATGATTTGCTCGAAGCAGTGGAACCCTACATTTATGGAAGGACTCCTCTCATGCAAGCTATGCGCCATTCAGTGGATCTGTTTTCCCTTTCAGAATTTGCAAATCATAAGAAGCTTCTCTTCATTCTTTCCGATGGTCAGCCTACTGATGGATGGGATCCTCCAGTCCAACAATTGTCCGATCTGGGAGTCACCGTTGTGAGCTGTCTCATAACACGCGAGGGGCTGTCCGACCCTTGTCACTTGTATAGCCTTCTAGACAAAAGCTGGGAGGTGCCAGCCCAGTTCATGTTCATCATAAGCTCCATCATCACAACCCAGAAAATACCACGCACTCTGTTTCTGAAGAAAGGATGGAAAATAGACATCGAGAACAATGAAACCAGACTCTTCTTTCACGTGAACCATCCAGATGTGGTCAAAGATGTTTGTGACATGGCTAAGAAGGGTGTCTTGAGTCAAGATGTGCTGTCAGATCTACTTTCCTCAGTTGATCTAGATGTCTACATCAACCAGGCGAATGACGGCTTTGGAGCGAAAAGACAGCATGGTGGAACCTGTTACGCAAATGCCTCGGCTGCCGTTATGCACCTCGCCATGCAACGCATCATAGGACGAGATGGTGGCTATCCAGATTTCTTTGAATTGAGAGAAAAATTGATTGCTAAATATGGCGAAGACGGAGCGTTCACCAAAAACGTTCTGGAGGAAATGTGTCCAGATTATCGTCTGCAATGTCAAACGGTTAATGCTATCGGTGCTATGGAGGCCATTTCTGCAAAGAGGCCAGTGGTTGTCACATTCCATCTGACAGGAGCTCAGTGGGATCAGTTCGAGAAGTTCTATGATGAAAACCCTGGAGGAATCCTTACACGATCCTACCTGGATTCAAAGCCCATCTCAACAAGTGGTGCTGGAGGCCATGCAGTTGTTCTTACAAGTTATGATGCTGACAGCTTGCGCCTGATGAATTCATGGGGAGATGATTGGGCAGATCAAGGGTTCTTCAGAGTTCAGAATTCCAATGTACTCGGCCTTGaattttttgatgttttttggactttggatgacttgagcgaaaaagaaaagaaggctTATGAGCAACATGGTGCTGAAGTTGCTGGCAAATTGCTAAAATCTTTGAAAGGAATACAGGTGGTGAAATACAAGTGTCCCTTATGCGCTGTTGAATTAAAGTTGGTGGATTTTACTGGACGTCTTCTGAAAGCAAAGTGTCTCGCTTGTGGAGGAACGTTTAATGCCAATAAAGAGGGCGGCGACTTGGCATTGAATTTGTACCTGATGTCATTAATTCGTGATGACGAATAGCAGTAGTTCAAGTCTTCAAGATGACAATATCTAAAATGAAGATTCGCCATAACTTTACAAATTTGGACTGAATTAGTTTGCACGTTACATTGAGAATGAATTGAAAAGTTGGTGTAGGTATTCACAACTAGTCGGCTGGACTATGGTAACCGCCCACTTAACCCACTGTCACAGTATTTGATCGTGAAATCACAACATGTCCAGAGGGCACATGCTCCACTTATTAACAACGCACCGAGGTACTGCAACCGCATAGCCGAGCCGTCGTACTGGCTCGCTGCACATGAAAACAGTATTTTCAGTTCTTTCAGTTTATCACGTTTTAAAGCTCTTCAAGGACAGAGCACCTGGGTCCCGGCATCATTGAGCTGATCTTCATGCTCCACCAAGTACCACGTGTGCGGCAACAACAATGACATACACTGCAGAACATTGCAAACATCCCAGGGCGCGGCCACTGTTGTGATTCTCCAATATTGAGGAATGCTTCTCCCTTGGAACTGTGAAACCAAAGCTCAGGTGACATTTTAAAGTCGAAAATGAAAATTCTCCAGTAAGATACAACGCAATGTCATGGAGCTGAATGCGTTCCTTTAGAGCGTGATTGGGTCTGTGACACTGTGATTGGCTCAACGGCGCTCAATTGAAAACAACTCTGACCCCGAAGCATCTCTGGGCACGAAGCCTCACTTAATCGTCCCTTTTTTTTGTTCAGCATTTAAAGCTTATTCGAATATTAGTACGAAGAATGCGCTGAAATGTCTTTTTCACGCAATTAGATGGAGCCCGCAGGTACAATTGGTTTCCAAGGCAAGCTGTAGCAATTGGCTGCGATTTTTTCCCGAGAATTCTACCGTCTCGGGAAAAATAGCGTCCTTATTTAAAACGTAGAGTTTTAAGAAACAGTTTATTTCCACCCTCACCCGTAGTTGATGGACAAAATAGGACAAGCTGCGTATTTACAAGAAGCGTAATATTTGCATGTCTCAAAATAGTTTCTTATGGCAAAGTATCAGAAGGCTAGTCAACGCCAAAAGCATGaattgtcaattttttaaatttaattaaccAATATTTTAACAGCATTTGCTCTAAGATTGGAAGGCGCTCATCTAGAGAGCTAACGCAAATTGAATTGTCATTGTGTTACTTGTTATGAACACGAGTGAAAGAGAGTTAAATTTCATCGATTCCAAAGAATACAATGAGTTTAAATTGAATCGAAATGTAGTTAGTCGAGGTTTTTAAGGTTTAACGCACCACCGAAATAGGTGATTTCTTAACTCACGAATGTGTGCCGTTTGTTGGCATGTTTGCGATCAAATTGTCGACCCATTGGGAGCTCAGGGCATCGCTGAGTGGCTTCTGCGATATCTCCTGTGTCTCACTTGAAGTTCATGTATTCGGCACCGGTCTTTCAACGCACATGTGTCGATTCGTAGGATAACTAGAACCACTATACGTGGAACTTACCGGGGCCCAGTGGGACACGGGATTGCAAAAATAGCAGCGGAATTCTGCTCGCTGGGTTCGCGAGCATGTCTAGATCGCCATGTGGCACGTTTTCTAAGAAGATATAAATTTAGCTTTGGCAAGTGTTCGCTTTGATTCTCTATACATTTTTACTCTATACATTTTACGACTCCTAAGAAATCGCTCGTAAATTTGTCTCTCCAAATATTTTCGCTCATAGACTAGTGCATAATAAAGGTTGGGGAATATGTCGTTCCCCAGAAAGTTGTAATCTTTCACCTCACTGACCTCCATGCCTCGTGCTTTTCAAAGTGGCGGATAAGATTTCAATGGGCCAGCGACCACTCCCTAACGTAACGAGCCAGCGATATATCCTTAGCAATGTAACGTTGAATGAACGACAGAAACCTTCtgcattttatgaccggtgcGAGTCTTCGGCTGGGCCCCGACGAGGAAGTCGAGCCGTGCAGACTCGGGTGAAAATTTTATCATGGCATGTTACTGAAGTAAAAAAATCATCGTTGCATAAGCCGCAGCTTGGATAAGACGCGAACGAGTGCAGCGCAAAAACACCGGCTAACGAAAGCCGCGGCTTTTGTAAGtctcagtttaaaaaaaatgtaccaTTTACGCGGGCTGTTCGCGTATCATGTAAGCCTGGGGTTATTTCTCTCGTATAAACGGCTCTGATGTCTATAAGTCCACGTTCCCATCCCCACCCCCATCCCCAACCCCCACTACTGTGGGATGTTTGTGGAAGAACATCACAGCTGGATTTAGATTTCTTATCTATCCCAACCGCTGGGGATTCAAATAACTATAGCATTTTTCTTAACCTTGAGAGTTAATACTCCCCACCGCTCCGCGTTTAGACTTTTCGGATAACGGTGGCAATTTCGGCTGTCTTTTTATGACTGTCTGTACAAAATGGGTAACTACTTGGTGTAGGCAGTCATATAGTGGTTCGGGAGCCTCTATCATATAATCAAGCAACCGCTCTCATACTTGAGCGTCCACACTCATCCTTAACGGTACTTTAGCGTCCGTACCAATCCCTAGATGTACTGTAGCATCCGTACTCATACCTAGTTGTACTTAAGCGTCCGCACTGACCCCTACCCATACTTAAgtgtccttactcatccctagccgtactttaCCGTCCGCCCTCATCCCTAGATGTACTTAAGCGTCCTCACTCATCCATAGCCGTACTTTAACGTCCTTACTCATCACTAGgcgtactttagcgtccttactcatccctagccgtactttaCCGTCCGCCCTCATCCCTAGATGTACTTAAGCGTCCTCACTCATCCACAGCCGTACTTTAACGTCCTTACTCATCACTAGgcgtactttagcgtccttactcatccctaggcGTACTTTAGCGTCCATACTCATCCCTAGCTGTACTTTAGCGACCATAGTCATCCCTAGCCctactttagcgtccttactcatccctaggcGTACTATAGCGTCTAtactcatccctagccgtacttCAGCGTATATAGTCATCCCTAGCCCTACTTTAgagtccttactcatccctagacCTACGTTAGAGTCCTTACTCACccctagccgtactttagcgtccttactcatccctaggcGTACTTTAGCGTCCATACTCATCCCTAGCTGTACTTTAGCGTCCATATTCATCCCTAGCCctactttagcgtccttactcatccctacgCGTACTTTACCGTTCGGactcatccctagccgtactttaCCGTCCGTTctcatccctagccgtactttagcgtccttactcatccctaggcGTACTTTAgagtccttactcatccctagccctacttcagcgtccttactcatccctagccgtacttcagagtccttactcatccctagccgtacttaagcatccttactcatccctaggcGTACTTTAGCGTCCATACTCATCCCTAGCCATACTTTAGCGTCCATAGTCATCCCTAGCCCTTTATTTAGAGTCCTTGCTCATCCCTAGCCCTAGTTTAGAGTCCTTACTCACCCCTAACCGTACTTTAGcctccttactcatccctagccctACTTTAGAGTCCTTCCTCATCCCTAGCTGTACTTTGgcgtccttactcatccatAGCCGTACTTTAGcatccttactcatccctagccctacttcagcgtccttactcatccttagccgtactttagcgtccttactcGTCCCTAGCCGTTCTTTAGCGTCCTTAATCATCCCTAGCCCTACTctagcgtccttactcatccaaagccgtactttagcgtccttactcatccctaggcGTACTTTAGCGTCTAtactcatccctagccgtactttagcgtccATAGTCATCCTTAGCCCTACTTTAgagtccttactcatccctagacCTACTTTAAAGTCCTTACTCACccctagccgtactttagcgtccttactcatccctagccgtactttagcgtccatactcatccctagccgtactttagcgtccatactcatccctagccgtactttagcATTCTCTAtcatccctagccgtactttagcgtccttactcatccctaggcGTGCTTTAGAGTCCTTAGtcatccctagccgtactttagagtccttactcatccctagccgtactttagAGTCCTTACACATCCCTAGCCCTACTgtagcgtccttactcatccatagccgtactttagcgtccttactcatccctagccgtactttagcgtccttactcGTCCTCACCAATTGATCGTTGATTAAGCCTGGATGATCTCGTTTCGGGATTCCTCTCACCGCACTATTTTGACACAGTTTGtgttaaatattaatttcaATTGTAATTTGCGCATGTAGTGAATCTCttaaaccacaaaaaaaaaaaaaaaaaaaattacaattgttattactttgcaattttcaactctaTGTAAAGGCCTACCACGACCGAAACTTAAACTGCGATGACATGATCTATTGGAAAGACCTATCCAGAAGGAAAATACTCATTGTCCATGACCAATAACTTTCACACTGTCTGGACACCTTGCGGCTGGCTCCTCCTAAAAATTTCTACAGTTGTACTGATGGGATTTGATGGAACAAAATTGAACACATTCCAGGAAACCCGTTTATAAACGGTGACGGCCTCTATGTTCTGATCATTAAGTCTGTGCCCTAGACATATAATTTGACATTATAAATTTAATTACGGAAAAAATTaagtacggctagggatgagtaaggacgcaaaagtagggctagggatgagtaaagacgctaaagtacggctatggatgagtaaggacgctaaagtacggctagggatgagtaagaaCGCTAAAGTagggctagggatgagtaaggacgctaaaTTACGGCTAGGGAAGGGTAAGAACGCTAAGGTATGGGTAGGGAAAAGTGTGGATGCTAAAGTATgcctagggatgagtaaggacgttaaagtacggctagggatgagtaaggacgctgAAGTACGCGTAGGGATGAGTCCGGACGGTAAAGTACgcctagggatgagtaaggacgctaaagtagGGCTAGGGATGACTATGGACTCTAAAGTACAGCTAGGGATGAGTATGGACGCTAAAGTAGGGCTAAGGATGAGTGaggacgctaaagtacggctATGGATGAGTAAGGACActaaagtacggctagggatgagtaagaaCGCTAAACTagggctagggatgagtaaggacgctaaagtacggctatggatgagtaaggacgctaaagtacggctagggatgagtaagaaCGCTAAACTagggctagggatgagtaaggacgctaaagtTCGGCTatggatgagtaaggacgctaaagtacggctagggatgagtaagaaCGCTAAACTagggctagggatgagtaaagacgctaaagtacggctatggatgagtaaggacgctaaagtacggctagggatgagtaagaaCGCTAAACTagggctagggatgagtaaagacgctaaagtacggctatggatgagtaaggacgctaaagtacggctagggatgGGTAAGAACGCTAAGGTATGGGTAGGGATAAGTATGGATGCTAAAGTATgcctagggatgagtaaggacgctaaagtacggctatggatgagtaaggacgctaaagtacggctagggatgagtaagaaCGCTAAACTagggctagggatgagtaaggacgctaaagtacggctATGGATGAGTAAGAACGCTAAGGTATGGGTAGGGATAAGTGTGGATGCTAAAGTATgcctagggatgagtaaggacgttaaagtacggctagggatgagtaaggacgctgAAGTACGCGTAGGGATGAGTCCGGACGGTAAAGTACgcctagggatgagtaagggcGCTAAAGTAGGGCTAGGGATGACTATGGACGCTAAAGTACAGCTAGGGATGAGTATGGACGCTAAAGTACAGCTAGGGATGAGTATTGACGCTAAAGTAGGGCTAGGGATGAGTGAGGACGCTAAAGTAGGGCTAGGGATAAGGACggacgctaaagtacggctagggatgagtCCGGACGGTAAAGTACACCTATGGATGAGTAAGAACGCTAAGGTATGGGTAGGGATAAGTGTGGATGCTAAAGTATGCCTAGCGATGAGTAAGGACGTtaaagtacggctagggatgagtaaggacgctgAAGTACGCGCAGGGATGAGTCCGGACGGTAAAGTACgcctagggatgagtaagggcGCTAAAGTAGGGCTAGGGATGACTATGGACGCTAAAGTACAGCTAGGGATGAGTATGGACGCTAAAGTACAGCTAGGGATGAGTATGGACGCTAAAGTAGGGCTAGGGATGAGTGAGGACGCTAAAGTAGGGCTAGGGATAAGGACggacgctaaagtacggctagggatgagtCCGGACGGTAAAGTACacctagggatgagtaaggactcTAAAAtacggctagggatgagtaaggactcTAAGTAGGCcaagggatgagtaaggacgctaaagtacgtCTAGGGATAAAGAAGGATGCTAAAGTACgcctagggatgagtaaggactctaaagtacggctagggatgagtaaggacgctgaagtagggctagggatgagtaaggacgctaaagtacggctagggGTGAGTAAGGACTCTAAAGTAGgtctagggatgagtaaggactcTAAAGTAGGGCTAGGGATGACTATGGACGCTAAAGTAGGGCTAGGGATGACTATGGACGCTAAAGTACAGCTAGGGATGAGTATGGACGCTAAAGTACGCCTAGGGATTAGAAAGGACGCTAAAGTACACCTAGTGATGAGTAAGGACGTtaaagtacggctagggatgagtaaggacgcttAAGTATGGGTAGGGATGAGTGCGGACGCTTAAGTACAACTAGGTATGAGTACGGATGCTACAGTACATCTAGGGATTGGTACGGACGCTAAAGTACCGTTAAGGATGAGTGTGGACGCTCAAGTATGAGAGCGGTTGCTTGATTATATGATAGAGGCTCCCGAACCACTATATGACTGCCTACACCAAGTAGTTACCACAAAATGCATGTTTGTAAGGACAAGTCAATAAAGACTTGTTTCCATATCTCAAAGTGCCCTTGGACGTGAGGTgcctgggaatgaaatgaaatcattGGAATATAATTTCCGCCGAACTGCCGACGATTTACGACTCCGAACGTTTCCTGTTGTGGCTGTGCACGAATTTTATATCTAATTcgtgtgttgtttgttttgtttccataGCTCAAACTGCCCTTAACTTGTGGAGAAAGATCTTCCCTTCATTGTGGTTGTAAGTacttaaattttatttgatcTTATTTTACTTGATCTGTGCACAAAAGTCACTTGTAACTGCGAGCAATTTtgatttgtaatggtaataggactaagTGGAGTCCAATACGAGTGATATCAccagtatgattacagaccgaattggactcaaGTGGaattccactcagtcctattaccaattaaacataaaaattacaatttctgagaaaagaaaaatagccaagttatgagACAATGGgaaaatttatattaaaaaacCAGGggtaaaaaactgacaaaggatgcataaatttaggagtttgtacactgtttctatggtgattgaaaccaaggttgtgattggttgatttaaactaca includes these proteins:
- the LOC136895633 gene encoding uncharacterized protein; its protein translation is MPSLIGILVDVSGSMRNNAGSEVNEERASWARSIFKVVDELIKHDVESSNKTFALALGCPFKPQVFDLLGTARVATEEARAIKDLKHDVESSNETSALALGCPFELQVLDLLGTARVATEESPFFKALRSFFYQRMKDIHLIKLINEALGILERNGAVRVRHWGKMNVLFKVLDETTAASILYYLQRTPNQDFTRRFVFECLPQECREIVGQARALAKEGAFGSMGFLPCGNYLQGWASEGSVREAINKGKKLMEEIRRGLIVTVSKAAILSVQSASEILHNSIQEKEEEDIDEKWVDDLLEAVEPYIYGRTPLMQAMRHSVDLFSLSEFANHKKLLFILSDGQPTDGWDPPVQQLSDLGVTVVSCLITREGLSDPCHLYSLLDKSWEVPAQFMFIISSIITTQKIPRTLFLKKGWKIDIENNETRLFFHVNHPDVVKDVCDMAKKGVLSQDVLSDLLSSVDLDVYINQANDGFGAKRQHGGTCYANASAAVMHLAMQRIIGRDGGYPDFFELREKLIAKYGEDGAFTKNVLEEMCPDYRLQCQTVNAIGAMEAISAKRPVVVTFHLTGAQWDQFEKFYDENPGGILTRSYLDSKPISTSGAGGHAVVLTSYDADSLRLMNSWGDDWADQGFFRVQNSNVLGLEFFDVFWTLDDLSEKEKKAYEQHGAEVAGKLLKSLKGIQVVKYKCPLCAVELKLVDFTGRLLKAKCLACGGTFNANKEGGDLALNLYLMSLIRDDE
- the LOC136895072 gene encoding variable charge X-linked protein 3B-like — its product is MSKDSEVRLGMSKDAEVGLGMSKDSKVRLGMSKDAKVRLGMRTDGKVRLGMSPNGKVRVGMSKDAKVGLGMNMDAKVQLGMSMDAKVRLGMSKDAKVRLGVSKDSNVGLGMSKDSKVGLGMTIYAEVRLGMSIDAIVRLGMSKDAKVGLGMTMVAKVQLGMSMDAKVRLGMSKDAKVRLVMSKDVKVRLWMSEDA
- the LOC136895073 gene encoding ribosome-binding protein 1-like → MSKDAKVRLWMSKDAKVRLGMSKNAKVGLGMSKDAKLRLGKGKNAKVWVGKSVDAKVCLGMSKDVKVRLGMSKDAEVRVGMSPDGKVRLGMSKDAKVGLGMTMDSKVQLGMSMDAKVGLRMSEDAKVRLWMSKDTKVRLGMSKNAKLGLGMSKDAKVRLWMSKDAKVRLGMSKNAKLGLGMSKDAKVRLWMSKDAKVRLGMSKNAKLGLGMSKDAKVRLWMSKDAKVRLGMSKNAKLGLGMSKDAKVRLWMSKDAKVRLGMGKNAKVWVGISMDAKVCLGMSKDAKVRLWMSKDAKVRLGMSKNAKLGLGMSKDAKVRLWMSKNAKVWVGISVDAKVCLGMSKDVKVRLGMSKDAEVRVGMSPDGKVRLGMSKGAKVGLGMTMDAKVQLGMSMDAKVQLGMSIDAKVGLGMSEDAKVGLGIRTDAKVRLGMSPDGKVHLWMSKNAKVWVGISVDAKVCLAMSKDVKVRLGMSKDAEVRAGMSPDGKVRLGMSKGAKVGLGMTMDAKVQLGMSMDAKVQLGMSMDAKVGLGMSEDAKVGLGIRTDAKVRLGMSPDGKVHLGMSKDSKIRLGMSKDSK